AAttacataatatttttatacaatacCTGTCTACTGTTATAAAgaacaaccacgacaaacataGCCATTAGCAGCACAGAGATGCTTTTTTTTCTGAGGTACTGAGATCTGTGCAAAACACAAATATGAACATCAGAACAGGGCCATGCAAAACAACAAGTGCAATGTAAAAATACCTTTGAATTTGGCCATTTTGGTTTTGGCGGATAAAGAGCACATTGAAGGCTACTTCAATGAGGTATGTGTAAACAGCAATGACTAACATCAGTACAGCCAGCTTCAACAGGCAGCTGAGCCTTAGAAACACTGCACACGTCACCATGGCAACCACACCACCCAAGACAAAGAACTGCAGACAAAATGACTGACAAAAGTCAGTGGGTGCTTTTTTTGACACATTAGTTACAATGTTTCATTTAGTATCTGCTGTACCTCAGGATGGGTGCAGATGTTCACTGGCCATTGAGTGCTTTGGTCCTCAGAGCTTTTGTGGTCCTCCTCACCCACCTCAAGTGTGTTACACCACAACTGTCCAATGAAATAACCAACATGACCCATAGATCCATTTTAACTTGACTGAAAAGTCTGTTTAAGTAAATCTGTTTAAAATGGCACTTACAATATCAGAGGAGGCCACACCGAAGTTAATAGCAATAGCAGTGAGGGTCAGCAGGTTACGGATGCTCTTGGTCTCGTGAATCCAGCAGCACAGAAGTTGCAGGTACAGAGGAGAGCACTTAAACTCCTCAGCCAGTGTGACCAGAAGCAACAGCAGGTAGGCAAACAAGAATACTAAAAACTGGACCATTGGACAGATTCTGTGGgtgacacacacaaagagttcttatttaaatataatccgGTCccaattaaaatatataactaAAGTATACACAAGACCATGAGAATGCCTCACTGTGGTGAGGGAATCAGGGCCTGAACAGCCATGATGAAGAGGAGCATGAGGAAGGAGCAGGCTAAATTAGACCTGAACATCTCATCTCGCATCTGAGAAAACTGAAAAACAGTTGTACGTTTTATAAGCAGTAGACTATCAGTCACACCCAAATCACGGGTGCTTATGCGCTTCTAAGCAAGTAGTACCCAACGCAAAATTCCCACCTTGCCCTCGATGTGTGCGTCTTTGAAGACCAGCGTGAACGGTGTGATGTGTTCTTTGCGCATTTGCTCACTGCTGCGCACCTCGATGGCCTGCTTGATTCTTTTGTTGATCTCTCGTGAGTTGGCACAGTGAGCTGTAATATGATTGGACAGCTGCACCAGGGAGCCATTGGTGAAAGTAGCTAAGATCTGAAAGATGACATCATATGATATAATTATTTGATgataaagatgatgcacaaatATATCGGCCATTAAACGTATCGGTTGATAAAAGCTAGTTTCCAGACTGATATCGGTCGATAGTTCAAAACAGCCGATATATCCTTTCCATCAAAAGAGggcaggaaaatgcaatgaatttgtgctctgtgtatagaaaatattaagaaacatcatcagtttgatgttcaatataaaTAGTcacatgaattaataacattcagaaagttaggAAATATTACTTTTATCTTCAGACTATTcactgaataatcggctatcggtatcagtggagaaattttgtatataataataactaaCATGTTTGCTTGCTCAATAGACTTCCAATGTAATGcacttacattttaaatgtaaattttagttttagtatttaaaataaacattagaaTTTTAGCCTATGACTAACAAAAAAACGGTTACATTTCTTGAGAATGTAAAGTTCTCAAGTCTTTCAAAAAGTTCCAGACTATGTTATTCAGTGAATTCAATGTGTATTTCAAGCATTTTATGAAAGTTCATAGCACTCACGCAGTTCATGCCAATGATATTGTCAAAGGGAAGTTCAGCACTCCACGATGTCTCGTCCTTGCTGGTCCTCCTAACTTTGGGTGCCTCCTTGTTTTCTTGCGGCGTATGGCAGATCAGAAACGTATCGATCTTATGTTTGCGTAAAAACTCGTTTCGCTCATGGCCTTGGCCCTCTTCAGTCTCATATACGCCCTCTAGACAGTCCAGGGTTGCTCGTGATATGTGTATCCTCCTAATATTACACAGCTCGAGTTATTATTCCATTATAAATTGcttttatgtaaatgtgtatAAGAGTTACGTAATGTGGCGATTGCTAATGATCTCGTGTACTTGCCCTGAAATGCCTCCAGCCTCTAGCATGTTGGCAACATCTACATCCCAAGACCACACATCAAACTGCCATTTCTGAAGACCCAAAACCCCACACAGAACCGAGCCAGAGTGGATCCCGATACGCATATCAACATCTGTCTTTAAGTCTTTGCGTACATATCTGGAATAGTGAGAAagtgtaaacatttatttgatttagtattacctataaacactggtccagaagcacttcctgtttcagtttgtgAATCCAACAGAACAGTGTTGTTTATGTCTAGGAAAATGGTCTGTATTGTcttctttttaaatatatatttattctaTATCAACAGAATTAGagcaataataattattatgttGACACACACCGTATAGTGTTGATCATGGCCAGACCCATCTCCACGCAGCAGCGGGCATGTGCCGTTTGAGGCTCTGGCACTCCAGACACACAGTAATAACAATCTCCCAGAATCTTTATCCTCATGCAGTGATTCTCCTAAAATTTGATAAGGGATGTGTGACAGCAAATTGAAAGCATGTCATGTAATTAATTCAATTACATGTTTTAAGGGATTGACAGCTCTAACCAAAGCCTCCAGTCTGTAAGTCTCAAAAGGTGAATCTCTCTCACCTCTGCAAGGCGATCAAAGCGACCGAACAGCTCATTGAGTGTGCGCACCAGTTCCTGAGCCGGCATGGTCATCGAGAGAGAAGTGAAGCCTTTTATATCAGCAAACAGGATACTGCGATAGAaaaacacaactaaaacaacaacagatgtgtatttcatatttcatacaTCATCTGTGTGACCTAAATTCCATTGTGTACCTGACATCTTTGTATTGGTGGATGTAGGTCTTGTGAAACTGTTGAGAGAGCAATCCATCATCTATGGAAGTCATGTCAGAAATCATCTCCATGGCAATAAATCGGGGAAGTATGGACATCACCAATCGTTCCTACGGCAAAATGATCCAATTCTTTAGAAgttataaatgaagagtttggttccaaaatgagataactctgtttttaaaacttttcaaaaatcatgatttttttattgtgcattccaattaatatcaatcaaactgcagttggtttgttttgatttaagccataataactaaaaaaatacagctaatgaAAATCATGATAACATGATTTtcttttaaaacggagttatctcattttggaaccaaactcttcaaatatattcAGTGAATAAAAATTCTGCAGTCGGGATTTGCATTAAACTGTGatgtaaaacatgataaaaagcCTACTGCCTCTGAACCTGTCTTTGGTTCTCTCGCTCCATCCTGACACGTCCCTCGATGCATCGCGTGTCTCAAGGAAGGCCTGTCTTTGGGCACGATCCGAGAGGTAATGAATGAACAGCCCTGCAGTGTTCATTACCATGTACAAAAGACCTTTTGCCAGTAACTGAAAGAAACAAGGGGTAAAATTGAAAACAGTTGCTGACATAACAGAGAACGTAGATTTAGAGTACacttatgcatttgacagatgctaTTAAGTGATTCACAGTTCGTTCAAAgcacatttgatcattttttagGTTCACTGAGAACCAAACCCATGATAAATATCAGTGATTTTTGCTtagaacaatgacatttaaaagGAATAATTCAAATTTCAGTTTTCTATTTCAAAGGGAGAAAAATgtatgcgttatggatgtgacaaaaatggATGCACGTTTTTTTGacagacaacatactttgtaggatttctgtgaattaaaatgtccAAACAAGAAGCAACagtacccaacaaatggagaagagtTGACTCTTTATTGCATATAAAATAGctactatattttaattttcatgtgtccatttatgaagaatatggaccgttatgaATGTGACgattcacttacctgactattggaaaaatgctttaaaagctttaagagagacttcacatgggCATTCAAACGACCAAATATTGGCACCTGACCTAacagtatggtgaaaacctttggtaaaaacttcatcttaaggttgacatttgcatgaaaTCGGCAATacattttgcattaaaatgtatttttgggtgaactattccttttacactattgtactgttgtgtttCTTTACAGGAACATTTGTGGAGTCGCTGATGGCACAAAAGTTGTGTTTCTTTACCTTTCTCACAATGGGTCATTGTAATTTCTAAAAGCAAATTACAATGACCTTTCTTTTAGGTCATTGTAATTTCTAAAAGCGTCCACCAACAGGTGCAAGGCAGCAGTGATGAATCCTGTGCAGATGGACCACAGTAGAGGTAGCGGCAATAACGTGTAGGTGGCAAACAGGGTGAAGAGCACATACCAAGACTGGTCCGTCTCCAACCCATACACCAAACCACCCAGCGCCTGCACAGTCTGAGACAGCCAGCTCACTAAGCCAAAGTAGCGCAGGTAAACCAGAGACATCAGATCTTTACAGATGAGGACTACGGCGCATATAACTGCTCCAAGTGCCATGAAGAGCCCCGCCAACCACCCTCGCTGAGAATCCACCATCTCAGGAGCTACAGCCAGGTAGATGAAGAGAATATGGAGTTTGGTAAGGATATCAATAACATTTGTGACTATGAGGGAATTTCTGCGCTGACCGGAGGAGTGCTGCTGATACAGGCGCTCTAGATCCTGAGACTTGAACTTGTGGTGGAGAGCGGGCAGGAAGACCCCACGAACCGTGGAGCCCCAGCTTACAAAGAAGTCGGCGTCACTCAGAGAATCTGTGGATTTTTGGGTGCACGTGGAGTTGCGGTCTCGCAAGGGATGGATGTGGGCTGCAGAGGAGCGGCGTTTGTGCAGGCCGGCATTGCCCCTCGCAGCTTTGTTACGGATCTGTCTGTTGATGTCTTCGATGTAGGCATCGGTAACGATGATTTTGCGAGAATTGGCTACTCGCCTCTCACATTGCATTCCTCTCTGGTCGATAATGTGATGCACTGCATTCTGCCACATCAGTTTGCGCTTCAAAATGGGGGATAGAGGGCCGATCGGGCACTCAGGAGGCTGGGAAATCACATCTGTATTACTGACAGCCATGATCTGATCTAAATGCATGCAGGCTTTAGATCCGAAATCTCTGCGCAAGACCTCTGTCAGCCGCACAAACCTGCAATGAAACCCAATAAAGAAAGGAAACAGATTTACTAGTCAGTAGCAAGGATTAAATAGCATCCATAATAAATTTATTGTAACATGCATAACAGCCAAATACAAGTTATGTAACACAACAATGTAAACAAGTTGACGACAAGAGTTTTAAAATAGCTAAACTGCGAACTGAAAGACTCCAAAATTAttgataaattatatattagaaaaaagaaagtacAATTCCTTCATCATTTGTTtaacctcatgtcattacaaacaaaCAGGCTTTCTTTcccctgcagaacacaaaagaagatattttgaggaatgttggtaaccgaacaacactggcctccattgattccattatatgaacacaaaaccacagagacatttctcaaaacatcttcttttgtgttccacagaagaaagactcatatacagattttaaacGACATgtgggagaataaatgatgacagattttttattttggggtaaactatccctatAGCAATGGATTTAAGCACACTATTATTTCATGATGGAAtgcaataaaaagaaacaaaaaaaaaacttgccaTTAATGTGGCGTTGCAGTCTCATAATGATGCACAGACTTTATCTTCATCCATGAACAGCAGTCCCGACAAATATTTAACATGGAACATTGTCTCTCAGAGGTGTAATCCTTGGCAATTCGTCGCTGAATGATTCTTCTTGACAGGTTTTCCTTCTTCCTTGCCATGCCTATGTAAATTATTCATCTAGCCAAGTTACCTCACCTAAAACACTTAAGTCAAGTCTGAGTTGGACAGACGTCTCCACTGCCATTGACTGTCCAAACGCTGAGCTGTGCTTTCTGCAGGTAATGAAACGATTGCTGGCCAGATGGTCTGAAAATCTGCCTTGACCCTTCCGAAAGATAGCAAGACCCCATCTGCTGAAGCTTATCTACTAGTCGAAACTACGATCTCAGATGAGGAAAATGTAAAGGTAGAATTGAATGATTCTGAAGCAATGAGAAGAGTAAGAGATCTaatgcacatgcacacaaacacacacacagtttgtaATAGGGTGAAATATAAGGGATTATCTACTCAGCATCAGTGCACGTGATGCATTAAGGCTCACGGCCGCAGCTAACAGGATAATGTTAACAACAGGTGAGTTTATATTTGGAGGTAATAATTTGGAAATTTGTATTCTGGTGGTGCATTTATTGCAATTACTATTAATGGCTTATTGTGTATAAAatagtgttttaaaaatgttgtttgataTCCAGGAAATATCTATAGCACGCATCTGTTGTTAGAATAAATTGCTTTGGGGAGAGATGGGTGAAGTTTCTTGCTGCCTCGTTGTGATTGGTTGACATCTGCTCTCGAGGAGCCACAGTGCAGTGTTTTAGTTAGCAGGCTAGGAGGCTGATTCAGGGAATGTGGGAAGTAAGCGGGATAAAGTGCTTCTCACTGATCTGGTTACCAGCAATATGTGCCAGGTCAGAAAGTGACTGAGCCATCTGTTTCTCTCTGCACATGGAAGCAATCAGGCCCCTCAAACTCTAGGTTACATACTGTAAGGTGAAGTTGTTACCTGAAGGTTTCATTTTCATATACtgttatataaaacaataaactgaaTCTATTgctttaaaaagagttttaattttaaaaagacatttcacttttttcttgctttcttactgtaaaaaaatcttgtaAAAACAGTAACAATCCAGGGACGCCAGTAAAATACCATAAAATAACAGTTGTCATCTAAAATTACGTTATCTGGAAAATTTTGAGTTTtcagtaattttacagttttttaccgtatttcaaaaataaacagtacaaaacaaatcctgtaaaaaagGTAATTTTCAGGCAGATGGGGTGccagtaaaataacagttttgtcaCCTAAATGTACATGTTATCTGGTAAATTTGCAGCCTTTTTCagtaatttgacttttttttaacCATAGTTTTAAAATAGACAGTACAAAAAAGTCCTATAAAAAAGGCAATTTTCCGGCAGATAGGGCAccagtaaaatactgtaaaataacagttttgtattttaaaatgacatgttatcTGGTACATTTGCAGTAATTTGACTTTTCTttccatatttaaaaaatgcagagtacaaaaaaaatcctgtaaaaaaggTAATTTTCCGGCAGATAGGGCACCagtaaaatactttaaaataacagttttgttaAAATTACATGTTATCTGGTCTTTTTCCGTAATCTGACATAAGGAGAACTTAAGGAACATTGCACTGAAATATTTTTCTTGTAATCATGCTTCAAAAAGTgctataaaaaattaaatggaaTCTCTATTATTAGAAGGcataaaacacaaagaaacattttgagtttattctTTATTACATTGTGCCACATGCATGGAGAAAGTAACAGCTTCTGTGCACAAAACAGAGCCACTAACTTTTTCCATCGAGCAGTGGCCTTGACATTCTTGTAAACAGGCCTGATCTTTGAGTTCGGCATAATCACAAACATGTTTGTTCATGCATCTTGCTCATGCCTTTAAACACCTTTATACTCAGACAAATCCATGTCATGACATAAAACAAAAGGAGGAAAAAAGTGATCCGTGTTTGATCCCTATGGGGGACATAATGAAACATGAAGGAATCAGAATAGACAACTCGCTTTTGTACACTATGGGTGAGGTAATTGTCTAACATCTCTTGGGTTCAAGACACACAGTCCAACATAGTGAATAAGGCAGGATCTCATTTGAACGTTCTTAAACAGCCAtaaaaaatgtgcttcaaaataaaagaaacaaaaagcgTGTGTATGTTCacatacatttttgaaaatataaataatgttaacattGCACTGACATTGCAACATGTACACTCACGTCAAGTATGAACGACacaatttcataaaaaaatacaatatttgatATACTTGCATTACAGTGATTACCTACATAGAAGTTTTAATATACAACAACCAACAAAGCAGTCAAGCTAATGCATGTTGGCACATCTACACACCTTTGTCGGACACTTTTCTAGTGTAACAGTTCATtctcaatacattttttaaagtgtaaacaAAGACCCTTTGCCCTACAGTATCCTGGGATCAGATCCCATCACTGACACAGACTCACTTTCATGCTTAACACACTTACAGTAAAACTAAATTACTATGTCAACATCAATGGTTTTATAGTTTCCAAAACACCAAGTGTTTTTCAAGGACCGGTAAACCGTATATActcaaacacatacagtatactgtaataCAGCAGACTTGGCACTAGTGACCACAACCTGTACTATGTAAATCCATTATCACAAAACCTAAATATTGTACTCAAGTTTACTAACTTGTACGGGTGCAATTACCAAATGGAGCTGCATAATACAGGATATTAAACATATACTCTAAACAGACGAATGAACTACAGCACTCCAGTGAGTGATCTGGTTTTTAAAGTCATAAGATAGACGACCATATTGTATTGCactaatagtaaaaaaaagggGATTTCCCATGTTTGTCCCTGTGAGGTGTTTTTGAATTCTCTGATTTGTAATAGGTAATCAGTTAGTAAACATCTATGGCAACTGTAACTCTTGACATGAACAAGTTGGTTAGGTTGGATGTAACATGGTTAAGTGTCAGGAAAGGGATATTTACCCCAGATGTCTTATGGGGAGTCCCCactatgtgatgttttttcttgAGTGGGACCAAAAATATTGACGCTTGttttaaaatagtaaataatGTATTCACAACATTTCCCATATCTTATCAAATTTTAgatttgtcattattattatttaaaaaaattatttgaggGATCCCCAAGTCAATTTTTTACCTCTTATAGGGAGCccctaatgccttatgggggTCCCGGATCACTGGTTTACCCCCAAAATAAAGGTGGTCAAAAACATCATATTTGGCCTTACAATATTATCTGCActtatatattcatttttacagtatatatatttaaactgTAGATATTCTTAATAGTTTTCTTGTTAGTAAAAGCTTTTAAATGCACCTTGATgaatcataataaataaatacagcacaaataaaaaaacaaaacaccacagcaaacaaacaaaccaaacaaacaaaattcatTACAATAACATTCTTGTGGCACACAGTAGATGAAAGAAAATCTTCTGTTTTATGTCATATCCCAGACATGTTAATGATTTAAATAGTGGAGGCGAAGAGATGCACGTGTGTATGGGCATATGTCCTACTTGATATTCTTGAGCAGGGAAGTGCGAGCATTGACCACGGCTTTAAACGCATCCTCGCTGCCTGGAGCCACACACTTGTCCGGATGCAACAGTACAGCCAACTTTCTGTATGCCTTGTTGACTTCCTCCCTACAAGCATaaatcaaaaacaaaccttttaGACAGACACATCAAACAGGCCTTCAAACTGCAAAAGACTGCAGTACATAAAGAAGGATCACAATGAAGAATCAGACAATGTTAACAAGCTTGTCCTTGTGCACACAGTGTGAGGGCCTTGAATGGTCAGGAGGAATGACACAAGCTCACGATTGGTTCATCACGGTGCTGGGAAAGTCACAAAGAGCCCGATTAGTCTGGTAGGACTGATTTTAGGAATAATAATTGGATTGGAGGGAATCTCTAATGATCTGACCCACACGATTAAACCTAGCTAATACAACCCTGCAGTGTAAATGCAGCATCCCATAGtgttaaatttttttttaaataacatttgctCTTTTGCTTTATTACCAATGTGATgtttgttgcatgtttgttttcttctttATACAATTCAACAGTGCATAAACCACATGTTGGCAGTGCAGTTATAAATGCAATGTATACAAAACATCACACTCTCTGTTGCTGGTATAATGTATGCCACTGGGTTGTGTATACTGTAAACAAAGAATTCCTTAGAGATGGGGAAAAGATAAAAGGATTTCAGAATGGAAGACAAACGTATTGACATCAATTGGCTCTTATACCTTTGGAGGGCTTAAGTGGGGTTTAAGGACAGAGCCAAATCAACTTCCTAATCCAAATGCAACACCAACAGGTTTTACACTAGTGGTTCATTCAAGGTGATAtctgttatttttaaatctttggCATGAGGTGAAAACTCTTCCTGTTTGTCTCATTAGTATCATTAGCCAGACTTTTGATGCCATAAAGTTCTAAAGTTGCTTACAACCTCCACAGCAATTATGTGAAAATACCTTTAGATAGCCACTTTGAATTTCAAGATTTAAAAAGCCAGTACGATACAGTTACATTTAATAGGACTATACACACAaatcaacacatttatttataaatatttatacgtAACTTATGGCATGGTACATCAGCCATTGTGCAtatgctctctcgctctctctctctctctcgctcttcctTCGTGTATCTATATATAAAGTGGCCATAACCACGTACTGGTTCACTGCTAGTTTGTAccaaataaaatgtcataataAATCAGTTTACAATTAGTTTAAACACAGGTCAAAACACTACAAACGTAAATAAAAGAAAGTGTTAAGAGTTGCATTACCCACTCATAAATACATGCATAGCAATGTAGTAAAAACActacattattattaaatgacATGCTTTAAATTGGAGAAAGCTTTTATCCTTTGAGAAGTacacgtgtgtgtttgtcactGCCCTTACTATTGTGCAACACAGCGTATGGTACAGTTAACATCTATGTACTCATTCATCCGGGGCAAAGAGTTTAAAGTACAAAAGTTTAACAGCACTAGTGAAGTCATTTTGCATAAgattacatataaaacacaaactaagGTGTATAGTGATCACAGTagtcacaaaaataataaataatataaaagggTGTTTGTTTGACCTTGTTGCCCCTGGTTTGACGCCCAGCATGTCCCAGCTGTCTTTGCTATTGCGGATTCGTCGAATGGTGTCGGCCTGCTCTTTTGTAAAACCTACATTGACTTCCGGAGTGGGTCTTTTTCCTCCATTCTCACACATGTCCGTTATAGAGGAGAAAAAGGCCTTTGGGGATAAACACCGGTCATTCTTTTAAACAGAATGCTGTAGTCATATTgaacataataaacagaaatgttgttacAATGCCATCATTTCTACTTCTATTGAGCAGGTGCAGATATAAGCAACGTGTGTGAAGACACACCTGAAACATTTCATTGATGCCTTCACCACTCTGGGCTGAAGTTTCAAAGTAATGAAATCCTCTGCTCTCGGCCCAAAGCCTTCCTTCACTTTCATCTACAACCCGCCTTTTCGTCAGGTCAACCTATGAGCAAgaacaatattttattacaattacagTACATACTTTAGGTTTGCATACTATACTGTTCAATATATATTGCTATGCAATTTTGATGTGCAGTGAAAATTCAGCA
This genomic window from Triplophysa rosa linkage group LG10, Trosa_1v2, whole genome shotgun sequence contains:
- the si:ch211-132f19.7 gene encoding LOW QUALITY PROTEIN: adenylate cyclase type 8 (The sequence of the model RefSeq protein was modified relative to this genomic sequence to represent the inferred CDS: inserted 1 base in 1 codon) — protein: MHLDQIMAVSNTDVISQPPECPIGPLSPILKRKLMWQNAVHHIIDQRGMQCERRVANSRKIIVTDAYIEDINRQIRNKAARGNAGLHKRRSSAAHIHPLRDRNSTCTQKSTDSLSDADFFVSWGSTVRGVFLPALHHKFKSQDLERLYQQHSSGQRRNSLIVTNVIDILTKLHILFIYLAVAPEMVDSQRGWLAGLFMALGAVICAVVLICKDLMSLVYLRYFGLVSWLSQTVQALGGLVYGLETDQSWYVLFTLFATYTLLPLPLLWSICTGFITAALHLLVDAFRNYNDLTIVRKLLAKGLLYMVMNTAGLFIHYLSDRAQRQAFLETXRCIEGRVRMERENQRQERLVMSILPRFIAMEMISDMTSIDDGLLSQQFHKTYIHQYKDVSILFADIKGFTSLSMTMPAQELVRTLNELFGRFDRLAEENHCMRIKILGDCYYCVSGVPEPQTAHARCCVEMGLAMINTIRYVRKDLKTDVDMRIGIHSGSVLCGVLGLQKWQFDVWSWDVDVANMLEAGGISGRIHISRATLDCLEGVYETEEGQGHERNEFLRKHKIDTFLICHTPQENKEAPKVRRTSKDETSWSAELPFDNIIGMNCILATFTNGSLVQLSNHITAHCANSREINKRIKQAIEVRSSEQMRKEHITPFTLVFKDAHIEGKFSQMRDEMFRSNLACSFLMLLFIMAVQALIPSPQICPMVQFLVFLFAYLLLLLVTLAEEFKCSPLYLQLLCCWIHETKSIRNLLTLTAIAINFGVASSDILWCNTLEVGEEDHKSSEDQSTQWPVNICTHPEFFVLGGVVAMVTCAVFLRLSCLLKLAVLMLVIAVYTYLIEVAFNVLFIRQNQNGQIQRSQYLRKKSISVLLMAMFVVVVLYNSRQLETTARLDFLWRLQARQEVEDMKELREHNECLIYNILPAHVARHFLERDRNNDDLFSESFERVGVMFASIPDFTDYYEKKEMIHQDVECLRLLNEIVGDFDELLAEPYFQEIEKIKTIGSCYMAASGLSPEKQECEDEWAHLSTLVLFALAMQETLKEINKRTSNNFQLCVGISHGPVVAGVIGATKPQYDIWGMTVNLASRMDSTGLKGRIQVPEATSRILADRGFVLQLRGDIFVKGVSERRGGVRTYFVSCREQSSNYAERSTSRGISHGRNTLAAMVFNMVLARKKEELREANGGFHLMEMS
- the dnajc27 gene encoding dnaJ homolog subfamily C member 27, producing MDTNVQKRRENKKSLRVKVISLGNAEVGKSCIIKRYCEKRFVPKYLATIGIDYGVTKVQVRDREIKVNIFDMAGHPFFYEVRNEFYKDSQGVILVYDVGLRESFDALDSWLTEMKQEMGSQANMENIIFVVCANKVDLTKRRVVDESEGRLWAESRGFHYFETSAQSGEGINEMFQAFFSSITDMCENGGKRPTPEVNVGFTKEQADTIRRIRNSKDSWDMLGVKPGATREEVNKAYRKLAVLLHPDKCVAPGSEDAFKAVVNARTSLLKNIK